Within Luteitalea sp., the genomic segment CACCGCTGAGAGCGGTGGGCCTTTGTCCAACCCATTGCGCGCCAACGTCTCCAGATAGCGGCTGACAACGGCCCGTTGGGCTGGTCGCTCGGTGGCGAAGCGACGAACTTCCCCAGCCGAATTCGACCACGACTCCCACAGCACCTGGCGGCGAGCGCCACCCTTGGCTGTGCGCAGTTCGATACGTTGATGCACGATAGGCCGCGACGTTGACGACCACCACCCGACCTCGGCCTGCTCCGCACGCGACAAGGCTTCATCCGCGGAGACCGTCACGGCACTCCACCAGAACGACGCCGTGACGACCACGGCCAACGTCGACAGCACCGCCGCCAGCGGCCAGCGCCGGTGCGAGTGCTCGGGGAGTGTCAGACGGAGCCAGTCACTCCGTGCCGCCATTAGCGCCCGCATGCGAAGTTCGGCACGGGCGCTGACGAGCAGTCGTTCCCGCGATTCATCGGACGTTGGCGGCACGGTCCATGTCGCCAGGTCACGCAAGGGAGCCTCATCGGGGGGCGACTCTGGCAGCGCGCCGGTCGCGGCCCGGTCCTGGCGAGGGTGCGCCGGTGAGGGAAAGCTCAGCAGCGTATGCCAGCGTTGCTCGCTCATGCCCGGCTCCGCTGACGGCTTTCCGAGCTCCGCAAGGCGTCTCGGATCAAGATCCGTCGCAGCGCTGCACGCGCACGATGCAGACGCGCCTTGAGGGTGCCGATGTCCGCCCCCGCGACCGCGGCGGCTTCCGCGAGTGACACCCCTTCGTAATCCACGAGCACGAGCGCCTCACGCTGCAGCATCGGCAGGGTTGCGACCGCAGCGCGTACGCGCTCTCGCACTTCGTTGCGCAGCAGATGGCGGAGCGGGTCGGGTCGCGTGCCATCCGGGACGGCCTCGTCGGCGACGTCGACGCCTTCACCTCTCGACCGACGCCGCCGCGCTGCGAGTGACAGATGCCTCGTGATGGCGAGCAGGAACGTTCGCAAGGACGCTCGCGCGGGGTCGAAGCGTTCGGGTCGCCGCACGAACGTCATGAAGCACTCGTGGCGGATATCCTCCGCGAGGCCAACGTCGCCAAGCATGCGATACGCGACCCGATAAATCGCGTCGCCGTATCGCTCGTACACCACGAGAAAGGCCGGCTCATCGCCCTGAGAGATTCGCGCTACGAGTTCGCTGTCCGTCATCCCGTACTCTCTAGTAATTGCTCCGACAGACCCAAAGGGTACGGGTAGTGCCGTAAACTCGGCGTAAAAGTTCGGTGAGGTCCCGCGCATCACGGACGATCGCGGGTGAGGCAGGCCAAGCTATGCTGTTGGTGCTCGGATCGAGCCTTCAGCGTACGTCAGCAGTGTCGGATCATTGCAACGCACGCGCCACGGGAGGCTTCGTCGGGTCCACTCTATTCGTGTTCGTGACGCACGCCGTGTACGTCCAGACCTACCACACGGCGGCGGTGAGTCTCCTGCGTGCACCACACCGATCGCCGAGAAGCGCTGATCAGCGATTGCGAGATCGGTCTGACGGCGAAGACGAGACCACGACGCGATGGACGACCTCGCATGGCGTTCGCACATTCGTCAGAGAAGAGACGCGGAAGGCTCGCCTTGAGCGCCTCTGGCTGGTGCGGGTTCCGAAAATTCTGACGACGTCCTCTCCGGCAACTCTGGCCACCTGCCGCTAGCGCTACGGGTGGGTCGGCCATCAACGCCGAGGCCTTTCGCGACATCGTGCTGCAGGCGTTGACAGGATCCGACGCTGCGATCGTGCGCCGACGTGACGCTCGTGCCTGACAAACAGGTCGAGACGCTGGTGATGCATGGCGGAACGAACTCGCCATGAAGGGTGTCAGGAATGAGGTCGTCACCAGACAGCCATGCGAGCGTACACTCCGGTTTCTGACCGGATGCTCATCTGGTGGCTCGTTCGAGGATCGGAGAAATTGCTAATGTTTTTGCGAGTCTCGCGTTGCGGATCCAGAGACAGACGGGATTCGCCGAACAAAATTGTTCACAACCCCGATCGGAGCGGATCTCGCTAAGTTGTTGAAAATATTGGCTCCTCAGGCTGGACTCGAACCAGCAACCCTCCGGTTAACAGCGTAATGCAGGTGTTCGGACTCGTGGGTTCTTCGGTGGTTTAGCTCGGGTCAGAAGGCGGTATTCCCCGGTGTTCGGCGCCAAATTGTTCACAGATTGTTCACAGAGCCCCGGGGTGGAGCACCTCAGTCGCCACCCCTTGCGCACGCTTCAGCGTCGGTCGACGCACGCTCCTTCCGTCACGCGCGCGTCCATCCGGACTCACGCCAGACCCGCCGATCGCGCTCGATCTCGGCCCTGCCGCGCGTGTGCAGGCCTCCTCACCGAGCAGCCCTCGCGCGAACGCCTCGGCCTCGGGCCTCGTGCCGCTCCTCTTCGAGCATCCGCCGCGGCCAGTAGGCCGACACTTACCAGAAGATCGCCGCCGCTGGCACAACGAGCCCCAGCCAGGCGTCGCCGGTGAGCGCCCAGACAACCGGCAGGCTGCTAGCGCCAGGACCCACGCGCCGATGTTCCGCCACAGATCGCCGCGCCCGTGGCCGTGCCACAGGGGCCCGAGCTCGTGCGCGAACACATAATCCTGCGCACTGGCGTCGAGCGTGAGGACGCGCGGGTTCACGACGACAAGACGGCCATCCACCATCGTAGAGGCCCATTCGCGTCGGACGCTGGCATGCCACTCCGGAAACGACAGGACGCGCGCGTCCGGGAGACGTTGGCCAGTCGGACATTCTGTCCACACCCATCGTCGCAGCGGCCTTCGCGCTCCTACGCCGGCAAGACCC encodes:
- a CDS encoding sigma-70 family RNA polymerase sigma factor → MRGTSPNFYAEFTALPVPFGSVGAITREYGMTDSELVARISQGDEPAFLVVYERYGDAIYRVAYRMLGDVGLAEDIRHECFMTFVRRPERFDPARASLRTFLLAITRHLSLAARRRRSRGEGVDVADEAVPDGTRPDPLRHLLRNEVRERVRAAVATLPMLQREALVLVDYEGVSLAEAAAVAGADIGTLKARLHRARAALRRILIRDALRSSESRQRSRA